From the Manis javanica isolate MJ-LG chromosome 13, MJ_LKY, whole genome shotgun sequence genome, one window contains:
- the LOC140845870 gene encoding olfactory receptor 7D4-like — MEAGNSTEVSQFLLLGLSEYPELQPVLFGLFLSMYLVTVLGNLLIILAVGSDPHLHTPMYFFLSHLSCVDICFTSTTVPKMLVNIQTQRKDISYVGCLTQVYFLMVFAGLEDFLLTVMAYDRYVAICHPLHYTAIMNPRLCGLLVLACWFSVSWVSLLHILLMVRLTFCVGTEIPHFFCELAQVLKAACSDTLINDIAVYVATALLVVFPLTGVVFSYSQIVSSIVRMASTEGRCKAFSTCGSHLSVVSLFYVTSMGVYLSTAVTHSPQKSSIASVMYTVVTPMLNPFIYSMRNRDVKGALGRLLS, encoded by the coding sequence atggaagcaggaaacagcacagAAGTATcccagttcctcctcctgggcctctctgagtATCCTGAACTGCAGCCTGTCCTCTTTGGCCTCTTTTTGTCCATGTACCTGGTCACCGtcctggggaacctgctcatcatcctggccGTCGGCTCCGACCCCCACCTCCACACTCCCATGTATTTCTTCTTGTCCCACCTGTCCTGTGTGGACATctgcttcacctccaccaccgtccccaagatgctggtgaacatccagacacagagaaaagacatctCCTACGTAGGATGCCTCACTCAGGTGTATTTCTTAATGGTTTTTGCCGGGCTAGAGGACTTCCTCCTAaccgtgatggcctatgaccggtatgtggccatctgccaccccctGCACTACACGGCCATCATGAACCCCCGGCTCTGTGGGCTCCTGGTCCTTGCGTGTTGGTTCAGCGTTTCCTGGGTCTCCCTGCTTcatattctactgatggtgcggCTGACCTTCTGTGTAGGCACTGAAATCCCCCACTTCTTCTGTGAGCTGGCTCAGGTTCTCAAGGCGGCCTGCTCTGACACCCTCATCAATGACATCGCCGTGTATGTGGCCACGGCTCTGCTGGTTGTGTTTCCTCTCACCGGAGTCGTGTTCTCTTACTCTCAGATCGTCTCCTCCATAGTGAGGATGGCCTCCACTGAGGGCAGGTGTAAAGCATTTTCCACCTGTGGGTCTCACCTGTCTGTGGTCTCCTTGTTCTATGTGACAAGCATGGGGGTCTACCTCAGCACTGCTGTGACCCATTCTCCCCAGAAGAGCTCCATTGCCTCAGTGATGTACACGGTGGtcacccccatgctgaaccccttcatctacagcatGCGGAACAGGGATGTGAAGGGGGCCCTGGGAAGGCTCCTCAGCTAA